Sequence from the Sphingobacteriaceae bacterium GW460-11-11-14-LB5 genome:
CTGCCCAAAAAGTACAGTTTACGGAATTCGACCTGGACAATGGTCTCCATGTCATCCTACACCAAGACAAAACCGCTCCCGTTGTTGCCGTTTCAGTAATGTACCATGTTGGCTCTAAAGATGAAGAAACCCAACGTACAGGCTTTGCTCACTTTTTCGAACATTTATTATTTGAAGGTTCGAATAATATCAAAAAAGGTGAATTTATGAAATTAGTGAGTAGTAATGGCGGACAGAACAATGCCAATACTTCTCAGGACCGTACTTTTTATTACGAACTTTTTCCATCAAACCAACTGGAACTCGGTTTATGGTTAGAAAGTGAAAGAATGTTGCACCCGGTAATTAACGAAGGCGGGGTAAAAACACAAAACGAAGTAGTAAAAGAAGAAAAACGTCTACGCATAGACAATTCACCATATGGAAAATTTACAGAGAAAATTTTCGGCCATTTGTTTGCTGGTCACCCTTACCGCTGGCAACCAATTGGCTCAATGGAGCATTTAGATGCTGCAAAACTGAGTGAGTTTATTGCCTTCTTTAAAAAGTATTATGTGCCAAACAATGCGGTTTTAACCATTGCCGGCGATTTAGATATAGAGAAGACTAAAGCTTTAGTAAAATCATACTTCGCCGAAGTACCTAAAGGTGCACCAATTGTACGTCAGGAATTCAAGTTACCAGAAATTACCAAAGAGATTATCGATACCGCTTACGATGCTAATATCCAGATCCCAGCCATCTTCGCGGCTTATCGTGTACCAGGCATGAAGAGCAGAGAGAGCAAGGTATTAGGTATGATCAGCTCTGTTTTATCAGAAGGCGGAAGCTCGAG
This genomic interval carries:
- a CDS encoding peptidase M16, with translation MKKRILFALAISGLCLSASAQKVQFTEFDLDNGLHVILHQDKTAPVVAVSVMYHVGSKDEETQRTGFAHFFEHLLFEGSNNIKKGEFMKLVSSNGGQNNANTSQDRTFYYELFPSNQLELGLWLESERMLHPVINEGGVKTQNEVVKEEKRLRIDNSPYGKFTEKIFGHLFAGHPYRWQPIGSMEHLDAAKLSEFIAFFKKYYVPNNAVLTIAGDLDIEKTKALVKSYFAEVPKGAPIVRQEFKLPEITKEIIDTAYDANIQIPAIFAAYRVPGMKSRESKVLGMISSVLSEGGSSRLSTKMVDQKKTALQVAAFNYSLEDYGAYITLALPNKNTPLNDLLKDIDEEVLRLQTDLISESDYKKLQNKFENNYVSANSKMLGVAENLADGYTFHDKDTNDINKELEVIRSITREEIRDVAKKYLNKNQRVVLYYLPKK